The region TTCCGGCGTTCAAGGAGCCCAAAATCGGGTATGACGGCGAAGAGGGCTTCTGTAAAAGTGTGCCCAGACTTTTCTCCGGGATCTTTAACACCATCTCCGATTTTGGGTGGAGTTTGATGAAGAGCACTTTTCTTGAAGATGACCGGACTCCGATCCGCTCCGGAGACGACGGCGTCGAGTTCCGGTCGATTGATGTTACGACCGTCTCCTTCTCTATTGATCGAATCAAGCAAATTAAGGTCAAGCTTGAAGTGGTAAGTCCTAATATTTTCGTAACTATCCCTTCaattttatttaagaaaataagACTTTAATTAAGGAACTTAATTATACACGCTATTACTTATTGGTGTGCACACAATAAACTCTGCCTTATGAGGTAAACTAGCTTAGAGCTCTTAGTTGACTAGCTCAATCCGTGACAGTCAACTTGGAACCTTGTGAAGTTGTGGTTATCAACTCAGCAGCCCTACCAATTTGGTTGGAGTTGCCTCACAAATTTGATTCTTGCCAACACCATTTAGTCAAGCCCTTTCCTAATTTTATTTACCTTACATGGGCACTAAGTAAACCTAATGCATACTATTGGATAGCAATTACAATTAAGTTTCGTTCGTCattcaaaaaataacttttttttttattatcccATAGTTCTATTTTTATTGGGTCAAAGAAATCACTTTCATAATTGAGGAACTAAAAACAATTACTTTAGCTATAATTGAAAGATGAAAAATGATAACAATATAGTTGAGTgccatttttcttttattttatagttatattcatcatattattattattattattattattatttttgcctAAAAAAGCTATAACATGTTccaaataatttgaaaaataaaatatatttttgaagttaAATGagataaaataattatgaacagatacgtacttaaaaaaaactgactaaaaaaaaaaagttaaaagagagaaagaaagtcAACTTGGAGTAGTTGGAAGTTTGGTGGTGAAAGTACACTTGTAGTGTTGGCAAGTTTATTAGGGATATTTATGACCGTTTTTGTTTGGTCTGATCTACACTGTACTCAACAAAAATCTGGATGTCGGAATGAGCTAAGGAACATGTTAGAAATCGCGATATAGGACCGAACTAATTCTGaatcaattgaaaaaaaaaaaaaaatgagtcaCAATTCAGTGTGAATTTCACTCTTTGGGAGTTcacatattattttttcaattgaaACTGCTAACTTAAAAAGTTAAAGATTAAAAAGTTAAAGATTCGAATATCATCACAAGGATATAATAAAAGTCTTTTCATACATTGCACTATGCCACTATTTGCTACACTTTTTTGGACTaacaatttaaactttttttacTGTTGAAATCTTAATAGACGATTAACGACGTGATTTGTGGAGTAATATTCTTGGGGACTCGATTATACATGGAAGCAACAAACCAAGAGCAAAAAAATGGGAATGCCACTGCACTAGTGCTGCTCAACACCAGGAACATTGGTGGCTACAAATCCACCAAAGAAATGGTGCAACCAAACATGGAGTCCAAGTGGGGAAACCAGTTCGCATTCATGCATGTTTCTGTCCCAGAATTGGCTCATAATACCAACACCTCAAACGCCCTCCATTTTGTATCCAAAGCACAAGAAATCATCCACCGGAAAAGAAATTCCTCCGCGGTTTTCCTCACCGGAAAAGTATTGGATGCTCTGCGTAGACACCAGAGTCCCGAGGTATCTAATTAAGTTCTCTTCGGATCCTCTATcgctttttttttatatatatttttttgattttgtatgTGGTTTTGGGTTGTATTTTTTGAAGAGTTTGAGATTTGATGTTTAGTGGTCTTGAATTTTGTTAGGCCACGGCTAAATTTGTGCATAGCACCTTGAAGAACTCTAGCATGACAGTATCAAATATGATTGGACCAATTGAGAAATTGGCTTTGGCTAATCATCCCGTCAAAGGCATGTACTTCATGGTTGTTGGTGTTCCACAGGTACGACAACATTCATATACTATTAACTATAACTAAAAGTATAGCAAGTTTCAAAAGTCAGGTACGAATTATAGTTGATTTTGTACTTAAAAGGGGAAAAACTAGAAAAATATTACAGTCGAGTGACAAGGACTAGAATTAACATAAGTCCATATTCTGAAGACACGTCATGATCACTCTTATCCTgcttagtactgtcaaagtgggtcaAAATCCGTGAGTCAACCCGCACCCACtccgcggtggggcgggttagggctataaaaaaaatgtggccCGCGAAAGAGCGGGACTAATCCGCTTAGACCCATGGCCCGCGAACCcaccttattttttaaatatatatacacactaaatatatatatatatcaacaacaaaaaaagaaaaaagaaaagtccGCGGGACCCGCCAACCTGCGTGGTACTGATTAGGGTTACATGAATCATAACCTACGAGCTGGCACGCCAAAAAT is a window of Ipomoea triloba cultivar NCNSP0323 chromosome 11, ASM357664v1 DNA encoding:
- the LOC116033983 gene encoding O-acyltransferase WSD1-like, translated to MEFEEEEFFPVSPTGQYFNSSVLSIGVIGVLESEVPIDDSQTIPLINDLFLPINPRFSSIMVIDENGDKQWKKVEVKPKNHIKVAIFPEGKSPSFYDDCFNDYISKVAMEPFPPTRPLWEIHIFKYPTTNAAGNLIFKLHHALGDGFSLMGALLSCLQRADDPSLPLTFPAFKEPKIGYDGEEGFCKSVPRLFSGIFNTISDFGWSLMKSTFLEDDRTPIRSGDDGVEFRSIDVTTVSFSIDRIKQIKVKLEVTINDVICGVIFLGTRLYMEATNQEQKNGNATALVLLNTRNIGGYKSTKEMVQPNMESKWGNQFAFMHVSVPELAHNTNTSNALHFVSKAQEIIHRKRNSSAVFLTGKVLDALRRHQSPEATAKFVHSTLKNSSMTVSNMIGPIEKLALANHPVKGMYFMVVGVPQSLTITMVSYMRNLRVAVGTERGLINPQKYKDCIQCAFDMIFDAALGSGVQENAFSNL